A genomic window from Nicotiana sylvestris chromosome 11, ASM39365v2, whole genome shotgun sequence includes:
- the LOC138880789 gene encoding uncharacterized protein: protein MLVYGSEAVIPAEVEIPSLRVIQEAELDDAEWVKSRYEQLALIDGKRMNVVCHGQLYQNRMSRAFNKRVKPRKFALGQLVLKKIFPHQDEAKGKFSPNWQGSYMVHRVLTGGALILTEMYGEVWPKPINADAVKRYYI, encoded by the coding sequence atgctggtttatggttcagaggcggtcatccccgctgaggtagaaattccttcatTAAGGGTCATACAAGAAGCAGAAttagatgatgcagaatgggtcaagagtcgctacgagcagttagccctcatagacggaaaaagaatgaatgttgtctgtcatggtcaattatatcagaacagaatgtccagagccttcaacaagagagtcaagccaAGGAAGTTCGCGCTAGGGCAATTAGTATTGAAGAAGATATTTCCgcatcaagacgaagccaaagggaaattctctcccaattggcagggttcGTATATGGTGCATCGagttctaaccggaggagcccttattctcaCGGAAATgtatggagaagtctggccaaagcctatCAACGCAGACGCAGTGAAACGATACTACATTTGA